From a single Rosa rugosa chromosome 7, drRosRugo1.1, whole genome shotgun sequence genomic region:
- the LOC133722845 gene encoding protein REVEILLE 8, whose translation IGVVKELTGGVKINDGLKFSLKLPHINAREGSAPHPRCRFFVSVFGLLCFPSHMINPSSSNPQPMSSDASGKKVRKPYTITKSRESWTEEEHDKFLEALQLFDRDWKKIEDFVGSKTVIQIRSHAQKYFLKVQKNGTTAHVPPPRPKRKASHPYPQKASKNVLIPLQASLAYPSSMNAIAPGYCPWDEASIFLNAGSDQIVLSHEEFINRQGTEADIGSKGVARISTCDPSGIASSSRTLPSSEIPKQGSQAPVSHGIPDFAEVYSFIGGVFDPDTQGHAQKLKEMDPINFETVLLLMRNLSINLSSPDFEPIRKVLASNDANMKTVAAGNIPSYRNNDLSF comes from the exons ATCGGCGTAGTCAAAGAGTTGACTGGTGGGGTCAAAATAAATGACGGCCTCAAATTCAGTTTGAAGCTCCCTCACATAAACGCAAGAGAGGGCAGCGCGCCACACCCTCGTTGTCGTTTCTTTGTTTCAGTCTTTGGTTTGCTTTGCTTCCCATCTCACATGATCAATCCCTCCTCGTCCAATCCCCAACCCATGTCCTCCGACGCCTCCGGTAAGAAGGTCCGGAAGCCTTACACCATCACCAAGTCCAGAGAGAGCTGGACCGAGGAAGAGCACGACAAGTTCCTTGAAGCTCTTCAACT GTTTGATCGTGACTGGAAGAAAATTGAAGATTTTGTGGGTTCTAAAACGGTTATTCAG ATTCGAAGTCATGCGCAGAAGTACTTCTTGAAAGTTCAAAAGAATGGGACAACAGCACATGTGCCTCCTCCTCGGCCAaagcgcaaggcttctcatccTTACCCGCAAAAAGCCTCCAAAAATG TTTTAATTCCCTTGCAAGCATCACTTGCTTATCCTTCTTCCATGAATGCCATTGCACCTGGCTATTGTCCTTGGGATGAAGCTTCGATTTTCTTAAATGCTGGATCAGACCAAATTGTGTTGTCACACGAAGAATTTATTAATCGTCAAGGAACGGAAG CTGATATTGGATCAAAGGGGGTAGCAAGAATTAGTACATGCGATCCTAGTGGTATCGCAAGCTCAAGTAGAACCCTACCTAGTTCCGAGATACCAAAGCAAGGGTCACAAGCTCCTGTCAGCCATG GTATTCCTGATTTTGCCGAAGTTTATAGCTTCATTGGAGGTGTTTTTGATCCGGACACCCAAGGCCATGCTCAGAAACTCAAGGAAATGGATCCCATTAATTTTGAAACT GTTTTGTTGTTGATGAGAAACCTCAGCATCAACTTGTCTAGCCCAGATTTTGAACCAATT AGGAAGGTCCTGGCTTCAAATGATGCCAATATGAAAACAGTAGCTGCAGGAAATATTCCCAGTTACCGGAATAACGatctttcattttga
- the LOC133720083 gene encoding large ribosomal subunit protein uL4-like has product MAAVAAVRPLVTVQALEGDMATDQSQTAPLPDVMKASIRPDIVTFVHSNISKNSRQAYAVSKKAGHQTSAESWGTGRAVSRIPRVPGGGTHRAGQGAFGNMCRGGRMFAPTKIWRRWHRKINVNQKRYAMVSAIAASSVPSLVMARGHKIETVPELPLVISDSAESVEKTSGAIKVLQQIGAYADAEKAKDSHSIRPGKGKMRNRRYINRKGPLIVYGSEGAKLVKSFRNIPGVDIINVERLNLLKLAPGGHLGRFVIWTKSAFEKLDSIYGSFDKASEKKKGYVLPRAKMVNADLARIINSDEVQSVVRPIKKDVKRAPLKKNPLKNLNTMLRLNPYAKTAKRMALLAEEQRLKSKNEKLEKKRKVTKEEATTIKAAGKAWYQTMISDSDYTEFDVFQKWLGVSQ; this is encoded by the exons ATGGCCGCCGTCGCAGCTGTCCGCCCCCTCGTCACCGTCCAAGCCTTGGAAGGCGACATGGCCACCGACCAATCCCAGACCGCCCCTCTCCCTGACGTCATGAAGGCCTCTATCCGACCCGATATCGTCACCTTCGTCCACTCCAACATCTCCAAGAACAGCCGCCAGGCCTACGCCGTCTCCAAGAAGGCCGGCCACCAGACCTCCGCCGAGTCCTGGGGTACCGGCCGCGCCGTCTCCCGTATCCCCCGCGTTCCCGGCGGCGGCACCCACCGCGCCGGGCAGGGAGCCTTCGGGAACATGTGCCGCGGCGGAAGGATGTTCGCTCCGACCAAGATCTGGCGCCGGTGGCACCGCAAGATCAACGTGAACCAGAAGAGGTACGCTATGGTCTCGGCCATTGCCGCGTCGTCGGTGCCGTCTCTGGTCATGGCTAGGGGTCACAAAATCGAGACTGTTCCCGAATTGCCCTTGGTCATCAGTGACTCTGCCGAGAGCGTGGAGAAGACTTCTGGAGCTATCAAGGTGCTGCAGCAGATTGGAGCTTATGCCGATGCCGAGAAGGCTAAGGACAGCCATTCGATTCGGCCGGGGAAGGGGAAGATGAGGAACCGCCGCTACATCAACCGCAAGGGTCCTCTGATTGTGTACGGCAGCGAGGGGGCTAAGCTTGTGAAGTCGTTTAGGAACATTCCAGGTGTTGATATCATCAATGTGGAGAGGCTCAATTTGCTGAAGCTGGCACCTGGTGGGCATCTTGGCCGGTTCGTCATCTGGACCAAGTCGGCTTTTGAGAAGCTCGACTCTATCTATGGGTCGTTCGACAAGGCGTCTGAGAAGAAGAAGGGGTATGTGTTGCCTAGGGCTAAGATGGTGAATGCTGACCTTGCTAGGATCATCAACTCCGACGAGGTGCAGTCTGTTGTTAGGCCTATTAAGAAGGATGTCAAGAGGGCGCCATTGAAGAAGAACCCATTGAAGAACCTCAACACCATGCTTAGGTTGAACCCGTACGCCAAGACCGCAAAGAGGATGGCTCTTTTGGCAGAGGAACAACGCCTCAAGTCTAAGAACGAGAAGCTCGAAAAGAAGAGGAAGGTTACCAAG GAGGAAGCTACTACGATCAAGGCTGCTGGAAAGGCCTGGTACCAAACTATGATCTCCGACAGTGATTACACAGAGTTCGATGTCTTCCAAAAGTGGCTTGGTGTCTCCCAGTAA